Below is a window of Nocardia asteroides DNA.
GTCGCCACCGTCCTCGAACGCTGGTTCGCCGCCTGACCGGCTAGGCCGACGCCGCCTTCGCCGCCGTCATCGCGACGAAGTGCGGATTGGTCATGATCCCGAGCACATTGCCGAACGGGTCGACCACCGCCGCGGTCGCGAACCCGGCACCCTCACCACGCTCGGTGATCGGCTCGTACTCGGTGGCGCCCAGCGCCAGCAACCGGTCGAAGGTCGCGGCCAGGTCGTCGACGTGCCAGAACACCACGCCGCCGCCCCCGGGTGCGTTGCGGGCGCCCGCCGGCGCGTAGGCGCGGTTGATGATGCCCAGTTCGGCCTGCATCGGCCCCACGCGGAACTCGTAGTACCCGCCCGGCACCTCGTAATACGGTGCCAGGCCGAGGAACTCGGTGTACCAGTCCTTGGCGGCGGTGAGGTCGTCGGCGTAGTAGGTGGTCGTAGCCATTCCCTGCAGCATGTTCGCTCCTGGTTCGTCGGTGTCGATGAGAACGACTCTGCCAGCCAAAGTGCTCACCGAATGAGCACTTTGTCGGGCAGAATTCCGGACCATGCGAGCGGACAGACTGGTGGCCACCCTGCTGTTGATGCAGGCGCGCGGACGGGTGACGGCTGCGGAGGTCGCCGCGGAACTCGAGGTGTCGGTGGCGACCGCCCGGCGCGACCTGGAGGCACTGTCGGCGGCGGGC
It encodes the following:
- a CDS encoding VOC family protein; its protein translation is MLQGMATTTYYADDLTAAKDWYTEFLGLAPYYEVPGGYYEFRVGPMQAELGIINRAYAPAGARNAPGGGGVVFWHVDDLAATFDRLLALGATEYEPITERGEGAGFATAAVVDPFGNVLGIMTNPHFVAMTAAKAASA